A stretch of DNA from Acidobacteriota bacterium:
TGCGTGAGCTCACCGGCCAGCGCGGTGTCCGCCTGGCGGAGTTCCTGGAAACCACCGACCGGGTGAAGTTCGCGGCCCACGAGCCCCAGCAGGAGGAGATCCGCGAGGTCTACGAAAGCGCCCTCGGCTTCGTCGAGAGCACTGTGCCGGTGGAGCCGGAAGCCACCGCCGCCGGGCAGGCGACCGCAGCGCAGGCCCCCGATCCGCCCCCGAGTGATCCGCCGCCGAGCGAGCCGCCGCCGGAGGATCCGGCGCCTCCCGGCTCGGAGCCTCCCAAACCTGAGCCGCCCAACCCCGAGCCACCCACGAAACCTTCCGAGGAGGCCGCGGCATGATCCGCGACCTGGTCTTCTCGGACCTCCATCTCGGCTGGGTCCTGGCGCCGCTGTTCGTCCTCTGGGTGCTCGCCTGGCAGCTCTGGCCGCACTGGCGGCGGCGCTCCGCGGCCGCGGCGGTACGCTTCTCGAGCCTCAAGCACCTGGTGCCGCTACGGCCGTCCCGCAGCCTGCGGCTGCGTCAGCTCATTCAGGGCCTGCGCCTGGTCACCGTCGCCCTGCTCCTGCTCGCCGCCCTCCGCCCCCAGACCGGCCGCACCCTCACCCAGGTGTCGACGGAAGGGGTCGACATCATGCTGGCCCTCGACACCTCCGGCAGCATGCAGGCCCTCGACCTCGATGCCGACCGCCAAGTCTCCAAGCGACGCAACCGTCTCGAGGTCGCCAAGGAGGTGGTCGAAGACTTCGTCGAGAAGCGGGTCAACGACCAGGTCGGCCTGGTGGTGTTCGGCGCCGAAGCCTTCACCCAGTGCCCGCTGACCCTCGACCACGGCATCCTGGCGACCTTTCTCGAGCGCGTCGACATCGGCATCGCCGGCGAAGCCACCGCCATCGGCTCGGCCCTCGGCACGGCGGTCAAGCGTCTCGAGGACTCGCAGGCGAAGTCGAAGGTCGTCATCCTGCTCACCGACGGCCGCAGCAATGCCGGCGCCATCTCGCCGCGGCAGGCGGCGGACATCGCCGCCACCTTCGACATCCGGGTCTACACCATCGGCGCCGGCACCCGCGGCAAGGCGCCTTTCCTGGTCGACACGGTGTTCGGCAAGCAGGTGGCCTATGAGGACGTCGAGATCGACGAGGAGACCTTGAAGGCGATCGC
This window harbors:
- a CDS encoding VWA domain-containing protein, coding for MIRDLVFSDLHLGWVLAPLFVLWVLAWQLWPHWRRRSAAAAVRFSSLKHLVPLRPSRSLRLRQLIQGLRLVTVALLLLAALRPQTGRTLTQVSTEGVDIMLALDTSGSMQALDLDADRQVSKRRNRLEVAKEVVEDFVEKRVNDQVGLVVFGAEAFTQCPLTLDHGILATFLERVDIGIAGEATAIGSALGTAVKRLEDSQAKSKVVILLTDGRSNAGAISPRQAADIAATFDIRVYTIGAGTRGKAPFLVDTVFGKQVAYEDVEIDEETLKAIAERTGGEYFRAEDLSSLTQVYDRIDELEKTEITMESYMEYNEQFRWFVLPAVALLLLEVLLLGTRFRKLP